A part of Pectinophora gossypiella chromosome Z, ilPecGoss1.1, whole genome shotgun sequence genomic DNA contains:
- the LOC126380725 gene encoding protein disulfide-isomerase A5, which translates to MRRNLSWEVLLFLLLVLVQISIQAKKQKTLVITDIDDIKEFKKLLRTKTNVMVLYLNKPRASQAVSDIFKDTADVMKGQATLAMIDCSNSEAKKLCKKLKVPSDKPFYIKHYKDGDFHKDYDRGETISSMVNFLRDPTGDLPWEEDPAATDIYHLADSEALNKFIKKGAAAYKKAMIMFYAPWCGYCKTLKPEYVEAAIDLKGEALLAAIDVAKPGNSKIRQTYNITGFPTLLYYEKGQLRFPYNGENKRQAIVDFIRDPASHMQQKKKEVADESWSPDSDVVHLNSENFDNVLLKAEHALVVFYAPWCGHCKRIKPEFEKAATKIKSEKINGLLAAVDATKEPALASQFGVKGYPTLKYFNKGEFKYDAGHVRQEDQIINFIKNPQEPPPPPPPEKPWSEEESAVRHLDAATFRNTLRKIKHAIVMFYAPWCGHCKSTKPEFVRAAEKFADELMVAFGAVDCTAHQELCANYNVKGYPTLKYFSYFDKLVKDYNGGRKEADFVSYIHSQMEHQTQQKAKTAQQAGFGVNVVLATDNDFEKIVGSATPTFVMFYASFCGHCTTVKPTFSRLATTMKEQKIVQIIAIDAAENPKVADLAKIETLPTFKMYSSGKETALYEGDRSYDDMLNFCKTHQKVKDEL; encoded by the exons ATGCGGCGGAACTTATCATGGGAG GTTTTACTCTTCTTATTGCTTGTACTAGTTCAAATATCTATACAAGCAAAGAAACAGAAAACGCTAGTAATTACGGATATCGATGAtattaaagaatttaaaaagttattgaGGACGAAGACAAATGTGATGGTACTCTATCTGAATAAACCGAGGGCTTCTCAAGCAGTGTCCGATATCTTTAAAGACACAGCAGATGTGATGAAGGGCCAAGCTACCCTAGCCATGATAGACTGTAGCAACAG TGAAGCCAAGAAGCTTTGTAAGAAACTAAAAGTTCCCTCAGATAAACCCTTCTACATTAAGCATTACAAAGATGGAGATTTCCATAAGGACTATGACAGAGGTGAAACAATTAGCTCAATGGTGAACTTCTTGCGGGATCCTACAGGAGATTTGCCTTGGGAGGAAGATCCAGCTGCTACTGACATCTACCATTTAGCAGATTCAGAG GCGCTGAACAAGTTTATAAAGAAAGGAGCTGCAGCATACAAGAAGGCTATGATAATGTTTTATGCACCATGGTGTGGTTACTGTAAGACATTGAAACCTGAATATGTTGAAGCAGCTATTGATTTAAAG GGAGAAGCCCTCCTCGCGGCGATTGATGTTGCTAAGCCAGGAAACTCTAAGATCAGACAAACTTACAATATAACAGGATTTCCGACACTCTTGTATTATGA AAAAGGCCAGTTGCGGTTTCCTTACAATGGTGAAAATAAAAGACAGGCGATAGTAGACTTTATCCGGGATCCCGCGTCGCACATGCAACAAAAGAAAAAGGAGGTTGCTGACGAAAGTTGGTCACCAGACTCGGATGTTGTGCATTTaaatt CGGAAAATTTCGATAACGTGTTGTTGAAGGCTGAGCATGCTCTTGTCGTTTTCTACGCTCCGTGGTGTGGGCACTGCAAGAGGATAAAACCGGAGTTTGAAAAGGCTGCGACCAAAATTAAGTCTGAAAag ATAAACGGCCTGCTCGCGGCCGTCGACGCTACGAAGGAGCCAGCACTCGCGTCTCAGTTTGGTGTTAAGGGATACCCAACcctaaaatatttcaataagggTGAATTTAAGTACGATGCTGGCCACGTCCGTCAGGAAGatcaaattatcaattttatcaaA AACCCACAGgagccgccgcccccgccgccgccagaGAAGCCCTGGTCGGAGGAGGAGTCGGCCGTGCGCCACCTCGACGCCGCGACCTTCCGAAACACACTGCGGAAGATCAAGCACGCCATCGTCATGTTCTACGCTCCAT GGTGTGGTCATTGCAAGAGTACGAAGCCCGAGTTTGTGAGGGCGGCAGAGAAGTTCGCCGATGAACTGATGGTGGCATTCGGTGCGGTGGACTGTACCGCGCACCAGGAACTCTGTGCCAACTACAACGTCAAAGGATACCCAACACTAAAGTACTTCAGCTACTTCGATAAACTTGTCAAAGACTACAATGGCGGTCGCAAG GAAGCGGACTTCGTGTCTTACATACATAGTCAAATGGAACATCAGACGCAACAGAAGGCTAAGACAGCTCAACAAGCAGGATTTGGCGTCAACGTAGTGTTGGCAACTGACAACGACTTCGAAAAGATAGTTGGTTCTGCCACGCCAACCTTTGTTATGTTCTACGCTTCAT TTTGTGGTCATTGCACGACGGTAAAGCCCACCTTCAGCAGACTGGCCACCACAATGAAAGAGCAGAAAATAGTACAAATTATAGCCATTGACGCCGCTGAAAATCCCAAGGTGGCCGATCTTGCCAAGATTGAGACTCTGCCCACATTCAAGATGTACTCATCAGGGAAAGAGACAGCATTATACGAAGGAGATAGGTCCTACGACGACATGTTAAACTTTTGTAAAACACACCAAAAGGTGAAGGACGAATTGTGA
- the LOC126380426 gene encoding uncharacterized protein LOC126380426 encodes MTKPPKRKKGKPPPSQTSGAEESTDSDSTERGSNSNETQPDKYTPYRVIDYNRRYPEDSAAGSEFVVFIESTDPNKTIGSRDMMYLNNCFVRSIKGIKYLKKVNKYKMGVVFDRPNMANAFLENTTFLRDQCLKASIPAGSTELTGVITGVPAEMSNYQVFKALESSSKKIICVRRILKKQKVDEGFKLEPTQTVTITFASSTCLPDYVFIKMWRLPVLPYIPPVKQCFNCLRYGHMAKFCKNAQRCSICSDKHSFRECQVPAEKAVCAHCQGNHISISGECPVKKLKIAENKNKYTKAKFSDLFNAQNFPSLNKAEQTKNLLDLFMSDKTILNLITETIIKVIHLNKTQNTNINSKTITDTIKETFEFKNKNNQNSQIKS; translated from the coding sequence ATGACGAAGCCCCCGAAGAGGAAAAAAGGAAAACCGCCTCCGTCGCAAACTTCGGGGGCGGAGGAGTCTACCGATTCGGACTCTACGGAACGGGGCAGCAACTCCAATGAAACACAGCCGGATAAGTACACCCCTTACAGGGTCATTGATTATAACAGGCGATATCCTGAGGACAGTGCAGCAGGCAGTGAGTTTGTTGTATTTATTGAGAGCACAGATCCGAACAAAACCATCGGTTCGAGAGACATGATGTACCTAAATAACTGTTTTGTACGGTCAATTAAAGGCATCAAATATCTGAAGAAAGTCAACAAATACAAAATGGGAGTAGTGTTCGACAGACCGAATATGGCCAACGCCTTCTTAGAAAATACCACTTTCTTAAGAGACCAATGTTTAAAGGCCTCTATTCCGGCAGGGAGTACCGAGCTCACTGGAGTTATCACCGGTGTGCCCGCCGAAATGAGCAACTATCAAGTATTCAAAGCCTTGGAATCGAGCTCCAAAAAAATTATTTGTGTGAGACGTATACTGAAAAAACAAAAGGTTGATGAAGGTTTCAAACTAGAACCAACTCAAACTGTTACCATTACTTTTGCTTCCTCGACTTGCTTGCCTGACTATGTTTTCATCAAAATGTGGAGACTTCCTGTCCTCCCATATATACCACCAGTTAAGCAATGTTTCAATTGCCTCAGATATGGTCATATGGCCAAATTTTGCAAAAATGCTCAACGTTGTTCGATTTGTTCTGACAAACACAGTTTTAGAGAATGCCAAGTTCCTGCTGAAAAGGCAGTATGTGCTCATTGCCAAGGAAATCACATCTCTATTTCAGGCGAATGTCCTGTTAAAAAACTAAAGATtgcagaaaataaaaacaaatatactaaAGCTAAATTCTCAGATCTATTTAATGCTCAAAATTTCCCATCACTTAATAAGGctgaacaaacaaaaaatttgCTTGACTTATTCATGTCTGACAAAACTATATTGAATCTTATTACAGAAACTATAATTAAAgttattcatttaaataaaacccAGAACaccaatataaattcaaaaacaattacAGATACCATAAAGGAAACTTttgagtttaaaaataaaaataatcaaaattcaCAAATCAAGTCCTAA
- the LOC126380739 gene encoding triosephosphate isomerase, with amino-acid sequence MGRKFVVGGNWKMNGDKNQINEIINNLKKGPLDPNVEVVLGIPAIYLAYVKSIVPENIGVAAQNCWKVAKGAFTGEISPAMIRDVGADWVILGHSERRTIFGEKDDLVAEKVKHALESGLKVIACIGETLEEREAGKTEEVVFRQTKALLPAIGNSWGNVVLAYEPVWAIGTGKTASPQQAQEVHASLRNWLSTNASPDIAESVRIQYGGSVTGATAKELASCPDIDGFLVGGASLKPEFVDIINATK; translated from the exons ATGGGTCGCAAGTTTGTTGTTGGAGGTAACTGGAAGATGAACGGTGATAAGAACCAGATCAACGAGATCATCAATAACCTCAAGAAAGGCCCATTGGACCCTAATGTTGAG GTTGTACTTGGTATTCCAGCCATCTACCTAGCATATGTGAAAAGCATTGTGCCCGAAAACATTGGGGTTGCGGCCCAGAATTGCTGGAAAGTTGCTAAAGGGGCTTTCACAG gaGAAATCTCTCCTGCTATGATTAGGGATGTTGGAGCTGATTGGGTAATCCTTGGTCACTCTGAAAGAAGGACCATTTTCGGTGAAAAGGATGACCTTGTTGCTGAGAAG GTGAAACATGCTCTGGAGTCAGGCTTGAAGGTTATTGCTTGCATTGGTGAAACCTTGGAAGAGAGAGAAGCCGGTAAAACCGAGGAAGTTGTCTTCAGGCAAACTAAAGCTCTCCTGCCAGCTATTGGCAATAGCTGGGGCAATGTTGTGCTCGCCTATGAGCCAGTATGGGCTATTGGAACTGGTAAAACTGCCAGTCCTCAACag GCCCAAGAAGTGCATGCTTCTCTCCGCAACTGGCTGTCCACAAATGCTTCCCCAGACATTGCCGAGTCTGTTCGCATCCAATATGGTGGCTCGGTAACTGGTGCCACTGCCAAGGAACTGGCGTCCTGCCCTGATATTGATGGATTCCTTGTCGGAGGAGCTAGCCTCAAACCAGAGTTTGTCGACATTATCAACGCTACCAAGTAA
- the LOC126380729 gene encoding putative fatty acyl-CoA reductase CG5065, with translation MDSPVSVREFYKGRSVLVTGGTGFMGKVLIEKLLYSIPDIGNIYILMRPKRGKSVSQRLEDMQRLPLFDRLKNERPKALLKLKPLQGDVLFEEFGLSRQDIELLSDEVSVIFHFAATLRLEAPLKDNVNMNTTGTMRTIKVAKQLKNLQLLVHLSTAFCYPDYEVLGEKLYAPPVKPEDVMRLVEWMDDKSLAILTKSLLGPHPNCYTFSKRLAESVVADAYDELPGAVIARPSIVCPALKEPVSGWVDNLNGPVGVMLGAGKGVIRTMLCDGSLTAQVIPVDTAINAIIALTAIEATKKVKSEVIPIYNVNVGHQKPTTWGDVLEIAKSYGRQYPLSWPLWYPNGDITTNETLHEFRRIFYHLLPAYVIDLLLLLTGQKRFMVRIQDRISQGLEVLQYFTMRPWSFPCPNYDAIKEKLSEEENTIFETDITNEDRVKYMQSAVEGGRIYCLKENPTKMAVNRSYHNFLYVLDWVVKIFFWLLILSFLASWFEPVKTVFSYGEPVVKHLPFLGPAVFNGKN, from the exons ATGGATTCACCTGTTTCCGTGCGAGAATTCTACAAAGGGCGGAGTGTCCTTGTGACGGGCGGCACCGGGTTTATGGGCAAGGTGCTTATTGAGAAGCTACTGTACTCCATCCCGGACATCGGCAACATCTACATACTCATGCGACCGAAGCGGGGCAAGTCCGTCTCTCAGCGCCTAGAGGACATGCAGCGATTGCCC CTGTTTGACCGTCTCAAAAATGAACGACCGAAAGCCTTGTTGAAACTAAAACCGCTGCAAGGTGACGTGCTGTTCGAGGAGTTTGGACTATCCAGGCAGGACATAGAACTGTTATCAGATGAAGTGTCTGTAATTTTCCATTTTGCTGCTACGTTAAGACTAGAAGCTCCACTAAAGGACAACGTGAATATGAACACTACTGGCACGATGAGGACAATAAAAGTGGCGAAGCAGCTCAAAAACCTGCAGCTCCTTGTTCACCTTTCTACAGCCTTCTGTTATCCCGACTACGAGGTTTTGGGTGAAAAG tTATACGCACCGCCAGTAAAACCAGAGGATGTCATGCGACTGGTAGAATGGATGGACGACAAGTCGCTGGCTATCCTTACGAAATCGCTGCTCGGACCTCACCCTAATTGTTATACGTTTTCAAAACGCCTAGCCGAAAGCGTGGTGGCTGATGCTTACGATGAGCTCCCCGGTGCTGTCATCGCTCGCCCAAGCATTG tTTGTCCTGCTCTTAAAGAGCCCGTATCAGGATGGGTAGACAACCTAAATGGTCCAGTGGGCGTTATGCTTGGCGCTGGTAAAGGAGTCATCCGCACGATGCTGTGCGATGGTTCTCTCACTGCACAAGTTATTCCTGTGGATACTGCTATCAACGCCATCATTGCTTTAACCGCAATTGAAGCAACGAAAAAAGTAAA GTCTGAAGTTATTCCCATATACAACGTAAACGTTGGTCATCAGAAGCCTACAACCTGGGGCGATGTTCTCGAAATTGCGAAGTCTTATGGGCGACAATATCCACTGTCTTGGCCCCTGTGGTACCCCAATGGAGATATCACCACCAACGAAACACTTCATGAATTTCGTCGAATTTTCTACCACCTGCTGCCTGCTTACGTCATCGACCTTCTACTATTGCTTACAGGACAGAAGCGTTT CATGGTCAGGATACAAGACAGAATCAGCCAGGGATTGGAAGTTCTTCAGTACTTCACTATGAGACCGTGGTCTTTCCCGTGCCCGAATTACGATGCTATTAAAGAAAAATTATCTGAAGAAGAGAATACAATTTTCGAAACAGACATAACTAATGAGGATCGCGTGAAGTACATGCAGAGTGCTGTCGAAGGCGGCCGCATCTACTGCTTGAAAGAAAATCCTACCAAGATGGCCGTGAATCGATCTTATCATAACTT CCTCTACGTATTGGACTGGGTGGTGAAAATTTTCTTCTGGCTGTTGATACTTTCGTTCCTGGCTTCATGGTTCGAGCCAGTGAAGACTGTCTTCTCATATGGAGAACCAGTTGTAAAGCATCTACCATTCTTAGGTCCAGCGGTGTTCAATGGAAAAAACTAA